A region from the Ciconia boyciana chromosome 1, ASM3463844v1, whole genome shotgun sequence genome encodes:
- the VTCN1 gene encoding V-set domain-containing T-cell activation inhibitor 1, protein MASQGQVIFWSMTTVIIILAVVIALIIGFGVSGKHSISVTALTSPGNIGQHGILGCTFEPDIQMGSIVIRWAKAGVAGLVHEFKGGKDHLQEQDTSFQGRTAVFVDQVIGGNASLELRDVQLSDAGTYRCSVTTARGSGAAVLQYRTGAFSTPKVHVENSSSGDMVQCEAPRWFPRPAVRWTAYSNTGEYLPHVANTSYELNAENITLKVVSFLHNITANATYTCVIENNIAKATGNIKVTDFSITRGTNLQLMNLDTESVSSSLPVCHWMLLLPLYLLSI, encoded by the exons CATGACTACAGTCATTATCATCCTGGCTGTGGTGATTGCCCTGATCATCGGGTTTGGTGTCTCAG GAAAACACTCCATCAGCGTCACGGCGCTCACATCTCCAGGGAACATCGGCCAGCatggcatcctgggctgcacttTCGAGCCCGACATCCAGATGGGCAGCATAGTGATCCGGTGGGCCAAGGCGGGAGTAGCGGGGCTGGTTCATGAGTTTAAAGGAGGAAAGGACCACCTGCAAGAGCAAGACACGTCGTTTCAGGGCCGCACGGCGGTGTTCGTGGACCAGGTGATCGGCGGCAACGCTTCCCTGGAGCTGAGGGACGTGCAGCTCTCTGACGCCGGCACCTACCGGTGCTCTGTCACCACGGCCAGAGGGAGCGGTGCGGCAGTGCTGCAGTACAGGACGGGAG CCTTCAGCACCCCCAAGGTCCACgtggagaacagcagcagcgGGGACATGGTGCAGTGCGAAGCACCACGCTGGTTCCCTCGACCCGCCGTGCGCTGGACAGCCTACAGCAACACTGGGGAGTACCTACCTCATGTTGCCAACACCAGCTATGAGCTGAACGCTGAAAACATCACTCTGAAAGTGGTTTCCTTTCTGCACAACATTACTGCTAATGCCACCTACACCTGCGTGATTGAAAACAACATTGCCAAGGCTACAGGCAACATCAAAGTGACAG ATTTCAGCATTACAAGGGGGACCAACTTGCAGCTGATGAACCTGGACACAGAGTCAGTGTCCTCCTCCCTTCCAGTCTGTCACTGgatgcttctccttcccctgtaTCTGCTGTCGATATAA